The following proteins come from a genomic window of Acinonyx jubatus isolate Ajub_Pintada_27869175 chromosome C1, VMU_Ajub_asm_v1.0, whole genome shotgun sequence:
- the AIRIM gene encoding ribosome biogenesis protein C1orf109 homolog isoform X1, with the protein MTQDQPLLAVQEALKQCFPVVEEQQGLWQSALRDCQPLLLSLSNLAEQLQAAQNLRFEDVPPLRAFPDLKERLRRKQLWAGDTVLDKLEERLTALLKVRDTVSSHVERVLQTYEQHADTIGMDGVLQASVVSPSVADMLEWLQDIERHYRNSYLKRKCLLSSIQWGDLANIQALPKAWDRISEDEHQTLVQGTGFHLCLHVCFLSLCLSVLQRCPCSASIFFINLMFYVPWRGDMPQFFSLPIPDTLLNVSFFLEE; encoded by the exons TGGAGGAGCAGCAGGGCCTGTGGCAGAGTGCGCTAAGGGACTGCCAGCCCCTCCTGCTGTCCCTCAGCAACCTGGCAGAGCAGCTGCAGGCGGCCCAGAATCTGCGGTTTGAGGACGTGCCACCACTTCGGGCCTTCCCAGACTTAAAGGAGCGGCTGAGGCGCAAGCAGCTGTGGGCTGGCGACACTGTCTTGGACAAGTTAGAGGAGAGGCT AACCGCCCTCCTCAAGGTGCGTGACACCGTCAGCAGCCACGTGGAGCGAGTGCTTCAGACCTATGAGCAGCATGCAGACACGATTGGCATGGATGGTGTCCTCCAGGCTTCGGTTGTGAGCCCTTCGGTGGCTGACATGTTGGAATGGTTGCAAGATATTGAGAGACATTATCGAAATTC TTACCTGAAGAGAAAGTGCCTCCTGTCCTCCATCCAGTGGGGAGACTTGGCCAACATCCAAGCTTTGCCCAAGGCCTGGGACCGGATTTCAGAAGATGAACACCAAACCCTTGTACAAGGTACTGGTTTTCATTTATGCCTTCatgtctgctttctttctctgtgtctctctgtcttacaGAGATGCCCTTGCAGTGCctccatattttttataaatctgaTGTTTTACGTTCCCTGGAGAGGTGATATGCCacagtttttctctcttcctattcCAGATACCCTATTGAATGTTTCCTTCTTCTTGGAAGAGTAA
- the AIRIM gene encoding ribosome biogenesis protein C1orf109 homolog isoform X4 — protein sequence MTQDQPLLAVQEALKQCFPVVEEQQGLWQSALRDCQPLLLSLSNLAEQLQAAQNLRFEDVPPLRAFPDLKERLRRKQLWAGDTVLDKLEERLTALLKVRDTVSSHVERVLQTYEQHADTIGMDGVLQASVVSPSVADMLEWLQDIERHYRNSYLKRKCLLSSIQWGDLANIQALPKAWDRISEDEHQTLVQDTLLNVSFFLEE from the exons TGGAGGAGCAGCAGGGCCTGTGGCAGAGTGCGCTAAGGGACTGCCAGCCCCTCCTGCTGTCCCTCAGCAACCTGGCAGAGCAGCTGCAGGCGGCCCAGAATCTGCGGTTTGAGGACGTGCCACCACTTCGGGCCTTCCCAGACTTAAAGGAGCGGCTGAGGCGCAAGCAGCTGTGGGCTGGCGACACTGTCTTGGACAAGTTAGAGGAGAGGCT AACCGCCCTCCTCAAGGTGCGTGACACCGTCAGCAGCCACGTGGAGCGAGTGCTTCAGACCTATGAGCAGCATGCAGACACGATTGGCATGGATGGTGTCCTCCAGGCTTCGGTTGTGAGCCCTTCGGTGGCTGACATGTTGGAATGGTTGCAAGATATTGAGAGACATTATCGAAATTC TTACCTGAAGAGAAAGTGCCTCCTGTCCTCCATCCAGTGGGGAGACTTGGCCAACATCCAAGCTTTGCCCAAGGCCTGGGACCGGATTTCAGAAGATGAACACCAAACCCTTGTACAAG ATACCCTATTGAATGTTTCCTTCTTCTTGGAAGAGTAA